The stretch of DNA GGCCCCATCGTGGCCTAGTTGCTCTCCATGCCTGTGATCAAGGGAGATGAGCTGCCAGCTTGCTCGGTCAGGGAACACTTGGAAGGCACCCCAAGCGCCCCCAGGTGCACCAGATCTAGGAAACTTACGCAAACTACACGAGGGATGGGGTAGGGCCCAGTGGGAAAAATGAGTCTGACAGGTCAGAGGAAGTAGATTATGAGCTCAGGTTAGGCATTCTGCTCGGTATTTTACGTACACCCTCCCACTTTTGATTTTTACCAACACCCAGGGAGGTCGGTGCTCTACAAAAAGGAAAGGTGTGCTCAGGTGGCCCGACTTGCCACGGTCCCAGCTCGACCCCGGGCTGCTAGCCCCTTGGCACGCTTGTCTGAGGCCTCCCAGGTCTTCCAGCCCGCCCTGGAGGCTCAAAGCCACGAAACCCAGGGGTGCCGCGTCTCAGGCCCTCCCCGCCCCCACGGCAGAACCCCAGACCCTGCCCGGGTCAACCGCCTGGCGTCGGGCCCGCCGGGTCCGCAAGGAGGAGCCCGCGAGGCGGAGGCGAAGGGGCTGCGCTTACCTCGCCCTGCGCGGGCGCCCCAGGGCCCGCGCTCCAGGCTGGCCGCCGCCGCATTCTGCGCCCCTCGCCGGGGACGGCAGCTGCGCCAGTCCTGGACACAACCACTTTCATTTTCCTCAACGACATCGGCAGGAAAGCGAAAGCGAAAACCTCCGGGAGGCGGGACCGGGGCCGAGCGCGGGCCGGCAGCCAGAGGCGGGGGCCCCGGGCTCGGGTCTGCGCGTGGCCTGCCCGGTGGCGTTCGGGGTGGAGCTCGGTCCCGCCGAGTGCCCGAGAGCGAGTCCGCCGCGCACACCTGCCTCGGCGGGACCCGGGCCCGGGCTGGACGGGAGGCTGGGCAGGCCCGCGGTAAGCGGAAAGGCGCCCGCGGCGCTCTCGCCAGACCGGGACAGGTTCCTCCATCTGCCCTTCATTCAGCGTTTACTTGGGCCTGTGGCTGGCAGCCGGCCCGGGAACTGACCGATGGTGGCGCTTTGGGCTCTGGCCTGAGGAGGCGGGTGCCagcctgagcagctgggaccaagCCTCAGAGGAGTCCCCGTTGGAGGGGACTTGACCACGAGGTACCAGGCATCTTATCTGGGGTCAGCGGAGAACCCAAAAGTCAATGATCTCGGTGAAATGGGGGTCCCTCCATCCGATAAGAGAAACTGCAACAGCAAGCCTATGGTTTGGACTCCCTGGTCTAAGCAGTGCCCATCAAGATCTAAACATTTAGAGATTCCAGGGTTCAGTGTCTGGCCATCTCTTATTGTTAGTGATTTGGGACAAAATATTCAAGTAGTTAGACTTAGTTACTTCCCCTGTGGGATGGGAATAATAATCATACCTACCGCCAGAATTTTAGGAATGAacaatagaaggaaaaaatacttaaaattttctgTCAGCCTCTAGGTAGGTTCCTTGAGGGCAGCAACAAAGTCATTATTTACCTGGATGCTTGATAGACATTCTCCAGTGGCCAGTGCGTCAACTTGGAGCTATCTCCATGATAACAGGTTAGTTGTCAAAGTTTGGACAATATTTTCTGGAGTTTAAAGACTGAGGAAGCCCTGAAATTTTTTTTGGAAGGTGTCTCAAACTTAGCCTGACAGCCCCTACAATTATGCCATGGAACCAGGTTTTTGTTAGAGCAGAGCACGGCCACAACATTTGATGGACATTCCTACAGCAGTGTTTAGCGCTGGCCACTGAAGTCTGAAAATACTTTTGCAAGCATTTCTATTCACTTGCTTTTAGAAAACATTGGCAAGACACCATACTCCAAACACAATTTGCCCTGTGTGTACGTTTGTTGCAGAGCAAACATAAAAGTTTTTGCCATAGAGCAAACATAGAGCAGTCTGTTACAACTGGAACAAGAAaccaaaataaactattaaatcTGCCCAGGGTCACTTTGGTTTACCTGTTTGTAATTTGGGCACATTCCCTGCAAGATGGAGGCCCTGGTCTGTGACTGATGTAGGGGCTTGTATGTGTCCTTGCAATAGTTCCCTCAAGAGCAGGTGGGAAAGTGGGGCAGGCCAAATGATGACCTTAGAAAAACAATAGCCTGTTTCTCTGTCCAGAAGATGATACTTTTAGTCTGTAgtatgaaggaaaaaagaaaaatgaaacaaaaaaggcaaatctTGGAGCCTTTTCCTCCTTATAGGACAATTCTTGACTCCAAGATAGCAAAGTAGAGTTAAATCTGCTTCTGCATAAAAACTATGTTTGGGAAGATGAAGATCAGGAAAAGATGGAAGAGATATAAGAAGATAAGCCAAATCCTGGTTACCTTTTATAGACATCACACATGTGAACAGAGAGCATCAGGAGGTGAAGGCCGGCCTGAAGTCTTTCATCTTGGCGACTTCCCAAGGTTTTGTCCTTGACTTTGTGGGACCAAAAATCTCATCTGACTTCCAGTGTTCCATAGTTGATTAGCACTGTTGCATGAAGTCAGAATACCAATTTATTGATTTCATTCATTATTTGCTAGAGAAGTGCTATGCTAAATGCATTACATGcgttacctcatttaattctcccTACTATCATGTGGTATATTATAacctatttatttttcacttgggAGAACAAAAGATGAAGGAAatcccaaggtcacatagttacTATGTATGTTAGTGGCAGGGTTTGAATCAAGGCCATCTGACCCCAAAATCTGCAGCTTAGCCATTCCTGTTAGAAGCAAGACTGTCAGGAACACAGGACTTGAGGCCACCTGAAGAGTATATTCTCTTCTTGTAGCCATGCAGTTTGGAGCCCAGTAGTCAGTAGGTGGCTTAGTGAGCCTAAAATCAGAATCAGAAGAGTGAATTGTCTGACTTAAATGGTTAACGATATCAGGCTTGGGCAATGTGGGATGTCGTTTTCCACAACACAGGTCAAAACCTGTAGGGAGGACTGTTCACTCATCCCTGCTGGCCTGGCCTGCCGTTCTCCCTAGATGGGGCCTGGTGGACACCATCTGTTTGTTTCGATGAGGCTCTCTTTATCAGGGCCGCCCCTCCTCAGATGGATACATTTTTAGATAGAGCAAGGCATTACTGAGTAATGTTACCCAGTAAGGTTTTGCAgcccttatttttctttatggagACATTTTGTGTCTTTGCTCTGATTGGCTTGATTTATAATTTAACTTCTAAAGGACAGCGTTCTATCCCACCTTTTGGAGACAGCTCTGTTTTCCTTACTACCCTTCCTGATCTAACCCTGGAACAAAAGTTTGTGCAGTAGCAAGTTCTGCAACAAGCACTTTATCCAGGCCTGCACTGATAGTCAATGAAGacacaaaagaagtaaaagtccaagtccaaggCCAGTTCCAAAAGACTTTACTACAGAAGCGGGCAATGGAGGGTTGgggggcggggcacagctgacgATCACACAACACAGCTGAAGAATGATATAAATGGAATGAAAGCATGGTGCAAGCAGCATATAACTTAGGAGTCACtggttaggaaaaaaaatacctgatGTGTGATTCAGATAAAAATGAACCCTTTTAGatacttcattcaacaaatattctgTGGCAACCTCAAAATGCAGCCACCCTGCTAATGCTGGGGATTCAGTGACGAGCAAAAATAAATGTGGTCTCTGCCCTCGGGAAACACTCTTGAGTGAGGTAATAAAACAATCAAATAATTGGTCAAATATAGAATGCCATCCTAAATGCTACAGGGTGCATTTGACGCTATAAGAGAGAATGCCAGAGGCAAAACTCCTCTAATAGGCCACCTGTACTCTGGGGCTTCCTGTCAGCCTGGCCAGCACTTTCTCAGAGTGGCTCTGCAGTCTGAGGCTCTTCCTATCTactcctcccaccttccctctcctctttcaCAGGGGTCAGACCTGCATTACGGTGTAAGGCtctgtttactcttgcttctgcTCCTCTTTATTCTTCATACGCATTTTCCCCAATAAACTCTTCCAGGTTTAATTCCACATTGGTGTCTGCTCTAGGAGGACCCAAGCTGACATAATGATGCCCTTCCTCGACTTGGAGAACCTTGGAAAAGGCCCAAGTTTTGGAAGGCTCCAATTCTGCACATGTTGGCTCAGGTGTCAGGTGGGCAAGGAAGCTCCATATCTGCTTTCCCACTCAGAAGATAATGCTTGTGCTTTGGTACTAAAGCTATCAACCATGTCCTCTGTGGGAGCTAGGGTCTGgtcttgtttataaaatgctTGTTCCATGGATAATCAGCAATTCTCAGTTTAGATCTCAATATTAGAACTATTTCCCTCTAGAAAAGCACAACCTACCAATAGCAAAAAACATCCTTTAACTTCCTTGAGGAGGagttaaaagtcaaaaaatcaaaAGGGAATGAGCAATTGTTCCTGAACAGCCAAAGGGAAATAATTTTGCTTTGGGGGGGGGCCTTAGTTTTCTGGCAAAAGgaagtctttttgtttgtttgtttgtttatttgtttgagatggagtttcgctcttcttccccaggctggagtgtgatggtgcggtctcaggtcactgcaatctctgcctcccaggttcaagtgattctcctgcctcagcctcccaagtagctgggattacaggtgtgcaccaccacacccagctaatttttgtattttttttagtagagatggggtttcatcatgttggccaggctggttgcgaacaccagacctcaggtgatccacccacctcggcctcccaaagtgctgggattatgggcgtgagtcactgcacccagcctggaagtCATCTTTTATAAGTGCTCCTTAAGGAAAGAACTTACCTGTTTGGCAGCACAGATGGAAATCTATCATTTTTGGTAGAAAGAAGCTAGCACTCCAAAAGGCACTTTCACTCTGAGCTTAGCATCCGTGAGCAAGGTGCCCTTGGAGAGCTGGGTGACAAAGGATGACCCTGTCACTGAGGTTCAGTCACTAGCAACCTGTTCTGAGTGAATCATCTGTCTGAAGGCAGAGCTCTTCAGGTCTACCGCTGGTTCTTCCCATGGAAGGAGGCTTGAACACAAATCATGAGTACTACATGAATATTTGAACATGGCGCTCTCTCATAGTCAAGTATAGCATTTCCTTCACCAACTGCACACCCCAGGCAGCCCACATCCATCTCATGTTGGTGTGGAGGCTGACAGTAGGCGAGTTTACATGCTTTGTTCCGAAGCTGTCAGGAAGCCCAGATACTATTAGTCTGCTTGgtctaaaaagagaaagaagtaggTGTGGGCTTCATGAATGATGTTTTCCTGAGGGCTCTCTCTCTCATTCAAGGATGAATGAGTGaaagtatttgttaaattttttttttttaaactaccaaATGTACAGTGAGTGTACTACTTAAGCACCTTAGGGATAAGCCTGTCTTTTCCCCCAAAGGTAGTTACAATTTCCCTCATGGAACCAAGCATAATATGATAAGGACTAATTATTTGTAGGtcaataattacattataatTTACATGCAAGATCTAATTTAATCTTTATAGAAACCTGATATAGGTAAGGAATTTTACAGTTAAGGAAACAGTCTCAAAAAAGTTAAGTGACTTCCCCAAAGTTATAGAGCTAGTAAGTGAAGACATCTACTTTTGGATCACATGCTTATCTGCTCTGGGTCTGCGCACTTAGCCAAAGACATAGTGCCTTCAAGAAAGAGGATGTCATGGGGTAAACCTTGAACATGAATAGAATTAGGATAGTCAGAGATGAAGGAGGACAACGTATGGATGGAGGCAGGAGTGTCAAGGAGAAATAGAAAGCTAAAAGTGTGTCATATCAGGAGttgaaatgcattaaaaatatgtgaaggTTAGACCCTTTTATCGTAAtctaatgaccttctttgtctaaGTTTCGTGTTAAAGTctatttgtctgatattaatatagccattcaAACTCTCTTTTGGTTATTTGTATGGAAGATCTTTCACATCTTTTAattttcaacctatttgtgtctttgaatctaaaTTGAAACTCTTGTAGACATCATGATAGTTGTATcatgattttaaaatctatttggcaaatctgccttttaattgaagagttacatttaatataattactgaaaaggacttactcctgccattttgctatttgttttctatgccttttatcttttttcctcctcAATTCCTTCattactgctttcttttgtgtTAAATCCGTATTTTCTAGGATAATTCtaaatctgtatcttttaaagtatatattatttgttttcttaataattgccctggagattacaattcataTATTGATTTGTAACAACCTAGTTTAGATTAATTTCAATATTATACAAACACTTTGTTCTTATTCAGCTCTATCCCCTTTATATTTccacaaataacatctttatATATCGTATGCTCATCAACCTAAATTTTAATTATTGCTTTATgcagttgtcttttaaaaaaagaaaggttaggaaaaaaattaatactgcCCTTTATATTTAGTTAGGTAGCTACCTCTCCCCATGTTCATTATTCCTTCATGCAGATTCAAGTATTCAAGTTACTGGCTAGTGTCCTTTCATTTTAGCCTGAAAGATTccctttagcttttttttttttttttttgagatggagtctccttgcTCTGTTgtacagactggagtgcagtggctcaatctcagctcactgcaacctctgcctccctagttcaagcaattctcgtgcctcagactcccaagtagctgggattacagacatgtgccaccagcctggctaatttttgtatttttagtagaggcagagtttcaccatgttgaccaacctggtctcgaactcctaacctcaggtgatctgcttgccttggcctcccaaagtgctgggattataggcatgagccactgcccctggccctttagcatttttaaaaaaaatactttaagttctagggtacatgtgtacaatgtgcaggtttgttacattaggtatacatgtgccatattggtttgctgcacccatcaactcgtcatttacattaggtatttctcctaatgctatccctccctcagccgccacccactgacaggccctggtatgtaatgctccccaccctgtgtccatgtgttctcattgttcaatttccacctatgagtgagaccatgtggtgtttggttttctgtccttgtgatagtttgctgagaatgatggtttccagcttcatccatgttcctgcaaaggacatgaactcatccttttttatggctgcatcgtattccatggtatgtatgtgccacattttcttaatccagtctatcattgatgagcaactgggttggttccaagtctttgctattgtgaatagtgccacaataaacatacgtgtgcatgtgtctttatagtagcatgatttataatcctttgggtatatacccagtaataggatcgctgggtcaaatggtatttctggttctagatccttgaggaatcgccacactgtcttctacagtgGTTGGACTAATTtgcagtcccatcaacagtgtaaaagcgttcctatttctccacatcctctgcagcatctgttgtttcctgactttttaataatcgccctTCTAACTGGcattagatggtatctcattgtggttttgatttgcatttttctgatgaccagtgatgatgagcattttttcatgtgtctattggctgcgtaaatgtcttcttttgagaagtgtctgttcatgtactttgcccctgtttgttgttttcttggaaatttgtttaagttctttgtagattctgaatattagccctttttcagatgggtagattgcaaaaatgttctcccgtTCTGTAGATTGCCTATTCAAaagatggtagtttcttttgccgtgtggaagctctgtagtttaattaagtcccatttgtcaattttagcttttgttgccattgcttttggtgttttattcatgaagtccttgcccatgcctatgcccatgcctatgtcctgaatgcctaggttttcttctagggtttttatggttttaggtctaacatttaagtcttcaatccatcttgaattaatttttgtataaggcataagaAAGGGATCGAGTTTCAgatttctacatatggctagccagttttcccagcaccgtttattaaatagggattcctttccccatttcttgtttttgtcaggtttgtcaaagatcagatggttatagatgtgtggtgttatttctgaggcctctgttctgttccattgatctatatatctgttttggtacccgtattatgctgttttggttactgtagtcttgtggtatagcttgaagtcaggagaGTGATgcgtccagttttgttctttttgcttaggattgtcttggctatgcgggctcttttttggttccatatgaactttaaagtagtttttttcccaattctgtgaagaaagtcattggtagcgtgatggggatggcactgaatctacacattaccttgggcagtatggtcattttcacgttattgagtcttcctatccatgagcatggaatgttcttccatttgtttgtgtcctcttttatttcattgagcactggtttgtagttctccttgaagaggtccttcacatcccttgtaagttggattcctagtattttattctctttgtaccaattgtgaatgggagttcaatcatgatttggctctctgtttgtctgttattggtgtataggaatgcttgtgatttttccgcattgattttctatcctgagactttgctgaagttgtttatcaacttaaggagattttaggctgagatgatagggttttctaaatatacaatcatgtcatctgcagacagggacaacttgacttcctcttttcctaattgaataccctttatttctttcccttgcctgattgccctggccagaacttccaacactatgttgaataggagtggtgagagagggcatccctgtcttgtgccggttttcaaagggaatgtttccagtttttgcccattcagtatgatattggctgtgggtctgtcataaatagctcttattattttgagatacattccatcaatacctagtttattgacagtttttagcatgaagggcttttgaattttgtcgaaggccttttctgcatctattgagataatcatgtgttttttgtcgttggttctgtttatgtgatggattacgtttatcgatttgtgtatgttgaaccagccttgcatcctagggatgaagccgacttgattgtggtggatgagctttttgatgtgctactggatttggtttgccagt from Macaca nemestrina isolate mMacNem1 chromosome 6, mMacNem.hap1, whole genome shotgun sequence encodes:
- the CARINH gene encoding uncharacterized protein CARINH isoform X3, giving the protein MEEPVPVWRERRGRLSAYRGPAQPPVQPGPGSRRGRCARRTRSRALGGTELHPERHRAGHAQTRARGPRLWLPARARPRSRLPEVFAFAFLPMSLRKMKVVVSRTGAAAVPGEGRRMRRRPAWSAGPGAPAQGEVAAHPGPPGSPEDGQQRNKKMDSLAAGELNASHQPWVPELVAHWRKTHQELSAPCCAHPSSSLTGCAPDPGAWCVHKLGTWSMVLTTMPGCVLEGKPSSSSEGVPFSCVGICV
- the CARINH gene encoding uncharacterized protein CARINH isoform X4, which produces MEEPVPVWRERRGRLSAYRGPAQPPVQPGPGSRRGRCARRTRSRALGGTELHPERHRAGHAQTRARGPRLWLPARARPRSRLPEVFAFAFLPMSLRKMKVVVSRTGAAAVPGEGRRMRRRPAWSAGPGAPAQGEVAAHPGPPGSPEDGQQRNKKMDSLAAGELNASHQPWVPELVAHWRKTHQGTEEPLEAGHRAGMDETKANTLLIKLQRTLGSILCSILSYQITSAACTAGPLDSWILERPGR
- the CARINH gene encoding uncharacterized protein CARINH isoform X5 is translated as MEEPVPVWRERRGRLSAYRGPAQPPVQPGPGSRRGRCARRTRSRALGGTELHPERHRAGHAQTRARGPRLWLPARARPRSRLPEVFAFAFLPMSLRKMKVVVSRTGAAAVPGEGRRMRRRPAWSAGPGAPAQGEVAAHPGPPGSPEDGQQRNKKMDSLAAGELNASHQPWVPELVAHWRKTHQAKHD
- the CARINH gene encoding uncharacterized protein CARINH isoform X2, with amino-acid sequence MEEPVPVWRERRGRLSAYRGPAQPPVQPGPGSRRGRCARRTRSRALGGTELHPERHRAGHAQTRARGPRLWLPARARPRSRLPEVFAFAFLPMSLRKMKVVVSRTGAAAVPGEGRRMRRRPAWSAGPGAPAQGEVAAHPGPPGSPEDGQQRNKKMDSLAAGELNASHQPWVPELVAHWRKTHQGTNTESNSWQRHRLVAAWKTPAKKLSWKRQISRSDWNAGKEGSQGEPRTSPPRPPPPTLPHSSPHLKCLFLGNSCLTP